From the genome of Nicotiana sylvestris chromosome 2, ASM39365v2, whole genome shotgun sequence, one region includes:
- the LOC104223723 gene encoding uncharacterized protein, whose protein sequence is MEKVLFWSCTLPSLSFSDPKLLSLRRSKGKISARRNDSCDWDYRGRLVDESMIVLRKRVHEMKVIERNYEPPAEWMEWEKQYYACYDEVICNLVGCLQMQLLSTRPSLALGMLVLLLISVPASTAMIFSHLVNGVLSTVHLG, encoded by the coding sequence ATGGAAAAAGTCTTGTTTTGGTCTTGTACACTTCCATCTTTGTCTTTCTCTGATCCAAAATTGCTTAGCCTGAGAAGATCAAAGGGTAAAATTTCTGCACGACGTAACGATTCTTGTGACTGGGATTATAGGGGGCGATTGGTGGATGAAAGCATGATTGTGTTAAGGAAGAGAGTTCATGAGATGAAGGTAATTGAGAGAAATTATGAGCCACCTGCAGAATGGATGGAATGGGAAAAGCAATATTATGCTTGTTATGATGAGGTAATATGTAATTTGGTTGGGTGTTTACAAATGCAATTGTTGAGTACAAGGCCTAGTTTGGCTCTTGGGATGTTAGTCCTCCTCCTCATCAGTGTTCCAGCTTCGACGGCCATGATTTTCTCTCATTTGGTCAATGGCGTCCTGTCCACCGTTCATCTTGGTTGA